In the genome of Fimbriimonadaceae bacterium, one region contains:
- a CDS encoding MFS transporter has translation MQIDATSEPGSNPVFKDRLSWYFGVSAYWFATSFKWFMILGTLVSGQLFSIIPKGKDNAAWGMVFTIGAIWALFGPAFFGSVSDRFLSKYGRRKPFLVYGTVATVIALAILANSTQFWMFIVGYLILQIADDIGTGPYAALIPEIIPESHRGRASSVLALLRLVSNICGGVTAMALTHVGYTYTLIGALQVVCVGLVLWQLRDFRDGKSTAKVTDKAKFDLRGFFRGWVEPWRRYDFRMVWFLTFTVTLGFYLVQPYLKNYLRDSVVVFNAFGYLISDADPESAAQKAYGLLALVVSVFGALGSVWAYRLSDKKGRKWVMKIAGPITFLPLIPFALVPNYSAMLVFAPFFGFGYGVFLSASWALASDIVAQGEEQGRDMGLWQASWSSTQIVAGLFGWVIDGLNRFHKGWGYSAVILVAAALFGVGSALVQRVKGAR, from the coding sequence ATGCAGATCGACGCCACCTCAGAACCGGGTTCGAACCCCGTCTTTAAAGATCGTCTCTCTTGGTATTTCGGCGTGTCCGCCTACTGGTTTGCCACGAGTTTCAAGTGGTTCATGATTCTGGGCACCCTGGTTTCGGGGCAGCTCTTTTCCATCATCCCGAAGGGTAAGGACAACGCGGCTTGGGGGATGGTCTTTACCATCGGTGCGATTTGGGCGCTGTTTGGCCCAGCGTTTTTTGGCTCGGTGAGCGACCGGTTCTTGTCTAAATATGGGAGAAGGAAGCCTTTTCTCGTTTACGGCACTGTTGCGACGGTCATCGCGCTTGCCATTCTTGCCAACTCCACCCAGTTCTGGATGTTCATCGTAGGCTATCTGATCCTTCAGATTGCCGACGATATTGGCACGGGGCCGTACGCGGCGCTTATTCCCGAGATCATTCCCGAGTCACATCGCGGGCGGGCAAGCAGCGTCCTTGCTTTGCTGCGGCTGGTTTCCAACATCTGCGGCGGTGTGACGGCGATGGCGCTGACCCACGTTGGCTACACGTACACTTTGATCGGCGCTCTACAAGTCGTGTGCGTGGGCTTGGTGCTTTGGCAGCTCAGAGATTTTCGAGACGGCAAGTCCACAGCCAAAGTTACAGACAAAGCGAAGTTTGACCTGCGGGGATTCTTTAGAGGCTGGGTAGAGCCTTGGCGGCGCTACGACTTTCGGATGGTGTGGTTCCTCACCTTCACGGTGACGCTGGGCTTTTACCTGGTCCAGCCGTACTTAAAAAACTACCTTCGCGACAGTGTGGTTGTGTTCAACGCATTCGGATATCTGATTAGCGATGCCGATCCGGAGAGCGCAGCGCAGAAGGCTTACGGCTTGCTTGCGTTGGTCGTGTCTGTGTTCGGGGCGCTTGGCTCGGTTTGGGCTTACCGTTTGTCGGACAAGAAGGGCCGCAAGTGGGTGATGAAGATTGCCGGGCCGATCACCTTTCTTCCCCTGATCCCGTTTGCGCTCGTGCCGAATTATTCGGCGATGTTGGTGTTTGCGCCGTTCTTTGGATTTGGCTATGGAGTGTTTTTGTCGGCTAGCTGGGCGCTTGCCAGCGACATCGTCGCACAGGGTGAAGAACAGGGTCGGGACATGGGTTTGTGGCAGGCCAGTTGGTCCTCCACACAGATCGTGGCTGGACTGTTTGGGTGGGTGATCGACGGGCTGAACAGGTTTCACAAGGGTTGGGGTTATTCGGCGGTGATTTTGGTTGCGGCGGCGCTGTTTGGGGTGGGGAGCGCGTTGGTGCAGCGGGTGAAGGGGGCGAGGTGA
- the aat gene encoding leucyl/phenylalanyl-tRNA--protein transferase produces MSAPPLGTPGHELSPWMIRYAYSRGVFPMAESDGTVFWYEPAVRALFPIDGVHVSRSLRKRINRGDLQITFDEMFEQVMRCCLRPSDNWISEDIIRVYTQIHAEGWGHSCEVWCDSELVGGIYGIALGNCFSAESMFHRRTDMSKVALWAMVEKCRSLGFTIFDAELMNPHLASMGAYEITQFEYLELLEVASRQDNPWDRGSFRDRKDI; encoded by the coding sequence ATGAGCGCTCCGCCCTTGGGTACGCCGGGGCATGAGCTCTCGCCTTGGATGATCCGATACGCCTACTCGCGTGGCGTTTTCCCAATGGCAGAGAGCGACGGCACCGTGTTTTGGTACGAGCCAGCGGTTCGAGCGCTGTTCCCGATTGATGGGGTTCACGTTTCGCGCTCCTTGCGCAAGAGGATCAATCGTGGCGACCTCCAGATCACCTTTGACGAGATGTTCGAGCAGGTGATGCGGTGCTGCCTGCGCCCCTCGGACAACTGGATCAGCGAGGACATCATTCGGGTGTACACCCAGATTCATGCGGAGGGTTGGGGGCACTCTTGCGAGGTCTGGTGCGATAGCGAACTGGTGGGTGGAATCTACGGCATTGCTCTGGGAAACTGCTTTAGCGCGGAGTCGATGTTTCATCGTCGCACTGATATGAGCAAGGTAGCGCTTTGGGCGATGGTGGAGAAATGCAGAAGCTTGGGTTTTACGATCTTTGATGCCGAGCTTATGAATCCCCATCTGGCTTCGATGGGCGCGTATGAGATCACGCAGTTTGAGTACTTAGAGCTCTTAGAAGTCGCTAGTCGGCAGGATAATCCTTGGGACCGGGGTTCGTTCCGAGACCGCAAGGACATTTGA